In the bacterium SCSIO 12741 genome, GGTTCTTTGCAGGAACAACAATTCTATTTTATTTCCTGATTCTTCTGTCAACAGAAAACGTCCACTTGGTTTTTCCTTGGAACATGACATCAGATGATCTTGGGACATTTACTGCAAATTATTTCAGGTTCATTGACCCGACTTCAGGGGTTTTTAAGAAATGGGATTTCATATATGAAATGGAAAATGGTGACATCAGTTTGTTCGTTGTTATTTTACTGTTCTTTAGTAAAATATTTATCGTCACAATGATCTATCAGATCGTTCAGGCATTCCGAAAATTCGGGAAATAGAAAAAAGGAATAAATCTTTGAAAATTGATAGGCCTTTTTTTGTTTTCAAAAGTTCATGTTCAAGGTTTCCATCAATTCGTCAAAAAAGTGTGTCGATGGATAGTTCCAGAAATTATATTCGTTCTCAGGCCTCGCTCTCGTTCTGATTTAGTGACTTGGCTGGGGCTTGGCGTCGCTTCGCTCCTTCAGGTTCGAGTGTGAGAAGCGAGTACGAGGAAAATGATAGTATTAGGCATAAAAAAAGCCCGACGTTTTATCGTCAGGCTTCCTTCTTTGTGACTTGGCTGGGGCTCGAACCCAGGACCCTCTCCTTAAAAGGGAGATGCTCTACCAACTGAGCTACCAAGTCTCCGTAATGAGGCTGCAAATATAGTGGCTTTCTTAAATACCACAAGCCTTCAGCGAAAAAAATATTTGAGTTTTTTTTTGGCCTCTCCCTAACGAATTCAGTTACTTTGATTTCCGACTTTTTTTATGGCAAAAAATATTTTCCTAATTGGTTATATGGGCTCCGGGAAAACAACCTGGGGAAAGAAATTAGCCCACCGTACAAATCTCCCCTTTGTTGATCTGGACGCGGCCTTGGTGCAACATTTTCAAATGTCAATCAACGACTATTTTGAAAAACACGGGGTGGATGCTTTCCGACTGGAGGAGCAAAAAATGCTTCATAAGGTATCCGAAAAACAAGGGCAAATAATTGCTTGTGGAGGAGGTACTCCATGCTATCATAACAACATAGATTGGATGAATGAGCATGGAATGACCATCTATTTTAGTGCGACGGCGGAACAATTACACAGCCGATTGAAAAAAGATCGCTCGCAAAGACCCTTACTTAAGGATGAAAAAGAGGCCAATTTGTTG is a window encoding:
- a CDS encoding shikimate kinase, coding for MAKNIFLIGYMGSGKTTWGKKLAHRTNLPFVDLDAALVQHFQMSINDYFEKHGVDAFRLEEQKMLHKVSEKQGQIIACGGGTPCYHNNIDWMNEHGMTIYFSATAEQLHSRLKKDRSQRPLLKDEKEANLLGPITLQLERRVIDYSKAKWSIDAFNLNATKLNALIDYLKEINAL